The following are from one region of the Paenibacillus bovis genome:
- a CDS encoding AbrB family transcriptional regulator — translation MNNRFQWLSWGYTLLLALLGGLLFKWLNLPVPWLLGPMILVFIGSRLFRGHRLQLAWPTAARDAGTIIVGYSLGLSLTVSTLSRIGQQLPSMIVMTVLLLLFSTATAYLISRWTGISFPTVLIGSIPGGLTQMVLLAQELKGIDLTVVTFLQVSRLMMIVIFVPLLIFSPLFGVDLNTVTEAMTHSSPGWSSLPPTIWLFAIVCPVAAVIGKRFHFPTAYMLLPMLVTAVIQLMGIPGPALPASLLDAAQLMIGSSIGLMLHPEQLNRKLQMIILAVGSGVVLLIFACVMSVILIQWHQLTPATALLSMAPGGMDQMGIIAHEVNADIATVSCYQLFRTLLIFLAVPTFLRMFIRRITMR, via the coding sequence GTGAATAACCGGTTCCAATGGCTGAGCTGGGGCTATACGCTGCTGCTGGCACTGCTGGGCGGGCTGCTGTTCAAATGGCTCAATCTGCCAGTGCCATGGCTACTCGGACCCATGATTCTGGTATTTATCGGTTCCCGGTTGTTCCGTGGGCACAGGCTGCAGCTGGCCTGGCCCACAGCAGCGCGGGATGCAGGTACAATTATTGTCGGCTATTCATTGGGATTATCGCTGACAGTCTCTACCTTATCCCGGATTGGGCAGCAGCTGCCGTCAATGATCGTTATGACGGTACTGCTGCTTTTATTTTCAACAGCGACTGCCTATCTCATCTCACGCTGGACAGGGATTTCTTTTCCGACTGTACTGATCGGCAGTATTCCCGGCGGACTGACCCAGATGGTCTTACTGGCACAGGAGCTGAAAGGGATTGATCTGACAGTCGTTACCTTTCTGCAGGTATCCCGGCTGATGATGATTGTGATTTTTGTACCGCTGCTGATTTTCAGTCCGCTGTTTGGCGTGGATCTGAATACAGTGACAGAAGCCATGACCCATTCTTCGCCGGGTTGGTCGTCACTGCCGCCAACGATCTGGTTGTTCGCTATTGTCTGTCCTGTTGCGGCAGTGATCGGCAAAAGATTTCATTTCCCGACCGCTTATATGCTGCTGCCGATGCTGGTGACTGCGGTTATCCAGCTAATGGGTATCCCGGGTCCGGCGCTTCCGGCATCTCTGCTGGACGCAGCCCAGCTAATGATCGGCAGCTCTATTGGACTAATGCTTCATCCAGAGCAGTTGAACCGCAAATTGCAGATGATTATACTCGCTGTCGGTAGTGGAGTGGTTTTGCTTATTTTTGCCTGCGTCATGAGTGTTATTCTGATTCAGTGGCATCAGCTGACACCGGCAACCGCGCTGCTCAGTATGGCACCCGGCGGTATGGATCAGATGGGGATTATTGCACATGAGGTCAATGCGGATATTGCCACGGTCAGCTGCTACCAGCTGTTCCGTACGCTGCTGATTTTTCTGGCGGTACCGACCTTTTTGCGTATGTTTATCCGCAGGATAACGATGCGCTGA
- a CDS encoding lactonase family protein, which translates to MSVTDNQVWMYIGTYAGKEEAGIHVAVMNQETGELRIVSEMAGVENPSYLALSAEGSHLYAASEIDEGEIAAFTIDEQTHELHLVDRKATGGGAPCYVQLTPNGEHLLVANYSGKNANIFPVQEDGSLGEMSGEVHHEGSGTHPERQDAPHLHSAVSSLDSRMAYVSDLGLDQIVSYTIENGTLVKAGVTELPPQSGPRHLVFHPNGQLAYGINELNSTVTSYARNVENGVLEILDTVSTLPEDFQGENTGGDIRLSLCGRYVYASNRGHDSLIHYDIDEQSGKLTPVEWVPVKGQTPRNFAVVPGGYVLVCNQDSNNIVQFAAEPDTGRLTPTGHELTLNRPVCLMADLNEVEG; encoded by the coding sequence ATGTCGGTAACCGATAATCAGGTATGGATGTACATTGGTACATATGCAGGCAAGGAAGAAGCCGGTATTCATGTCGCTGTGATGAATCAGGAGACAGGAGAGCTGCGCATCGTCTCGGAAATGGCCGGAGTAGAGAACCCGTCTTATCTGGCGTTGTCCGCAGAAGGAAGTCATCTCTATGCTGCCAGCGAGATCGATGAAGGTGAGATTGCTGCCTTTACGATAGATGAGCAGACGCATGAGCTGCATCTGGTCGATCGCAAAGCTACCGGTGGCGGTGCACCATGCTACGTACAGCTGACGCCCAATGGAGAGCATCTGCTGGTCGCCAACTATAGCGGCAAGAATGCCAACATTTTCCCGGTGCAAGAAGACGGAAGTCTTGGCGAAATGAGCGGCGAAGTTCATCATGAAGGCAGTGGTACGCATCCGGAGCGTCAGGATGCTCCGCATCTTCATTCTGCTGTATCTTCACTGGATAGCCGCATGGCTTATGTCTCCGATCTGGGACTGGATCAGATTGTCAGCTATACGATCGAGAACGGTACACTGGTCAAAGCAGGAGTCACCGAACTGCCACCGCAGTCCGGACCGCGTCATCTGGTGTTCCATCCGAACGGTCAGCTCGCCTACGGCATTAATGAGCTAAACAGCACCGTCACTTCCTATGCACGTAACGTCGAGAATGGGGTACTGGAAATTCTGGATACGGTATCGACACTTCCCGAAGATTTCCAGGGCGAAAATACCGGCGGCGATATCCGCCTGTCCCTGTGCGGTCGCTACGTATATGCTTCCAACCGTGGTCACGACAGTCTTATCCATTATGATATCGATGAACAGTCTGGTAAGTTGACCCCTGTAGAATGGGTGCCGGTCAAAGGGCAGACACCACGCAACTTTGCTGTAGTGCCTGGCGGATATGTACTCGTCTGCAACCAGGACAGCAATAACATTGTCCAGTTTGCGGCCGAACCGGATACCGGTCGTCTGACGCCTACCGGCCATGAGCTTACCCTGAACCGTCCAGTCTGTCTGATGGCAGATCTGAACGAAGTGGAAGGCTGA